GGTGCTTTGCATCCCATTTGCATCGCATACTGGTCTTCTTTCTGTTACATGTCAGCAGCACAAATGAATTTCTCTGGGCGTGCCTACTTGACGTCGAGCCTGGCGACACCAAATCTTGTACCCCACAACGCTGAGAACGACGAATAATAAGGCTATGGATTTAGAGGCTCTGTTGCCTATAAAGTTGATATCAAAGGTATTCATAACTGTGATTCCGCCTCCAGGTCCATATATAGCAAAATCAGAAGGAATGTCTGAGTCGCTGTGGGCATAAGGACTTCAACAAGACATTTCTGCAGTTGTTGTTTCGCCCCCAAATTAAAGTGTGTGGCACAGTCTCAGCCTAGCCGTTTCACTGCAGTTCACCTTCCATAATCAGCGCAGAGGATCGATAAGTGTGGCAGGTTGAGGGCCATCGCTTGTGGGGCTGACCCTGGTAACAGACCAGTAAGAGATGTTGGCTAAACCATCGCTAGCGCACTCGGTAACGATTGGCCCGCGACTTCACTCCTACGACGGCTATCGGCTGAATACATAGCCGTCGAAGGCCATGGAGGCAGTCGTTCACATGCATGCTTGCGAAGCCAGCCTCTTGTTGCTCTCTTGGCCAGCGCAACACAACTCGAACAGATCAGAAAAGCTTTTCTGGTTTGTTTTACACAGCGCCTTGTCTATACGAGGACCTACTTTTCGACGACATCGCACTACGTATCCTATGTCAAAAGTCTGCACAGCCTTCTTTACAAAAATCCTCGCAAACGTTTTTCGCCTGGGAACCGGCTTGGAGATATCATTAAATTATGGCTGATGTTGTTTCACTGGTGGCTGCGGGTGTGGGAATCGCTGAAGTTGCATTTCGGATCATCATCTATCTCAAAGAAATCAAAGCAACCGCTAAGACAATAGGCGAAGATATTGAGGGCTTGATAAACGAGATCGAAGGTCTTCAAAAGGTACATGGTCACCTCGAGAAGGAATACCTCAAGAGTGTGACCAATGTCAACATGGGAGACGATGAGAGGAGCCTTTGGACAAGCACAGGACAAACTCTCAAGAACGGACAAAAGCTTACAAAGAAGCTCGAGGAATCGGTGCAGTCTATCTACGGTGATCATAAGCTGGTTACTGGGAGGCTGGATTGTTGGGATAAGTCGCGTAGGAAGAAAAGCAAAGACAGCatgatctctggacttcgAGACCAGATCAAAACATATCAAGGAGCCTTACAGATGTTGCTCGGTTTCATTTCCATGTAAGTTGATCAGCCATCCCAGCAGCTTCCATTGACCGATATGCAGGCAGTCCACTCGCGAAAGCCACAAGGACCAGAATGCCCAGCTCGACAAATTGGTAACCGATCTACAAGAACTGAAGAGTCGAATGGAAAAATCGCAGCACACATCGTTACCCTTATATGAAGCCGTGACTACCACAACAGCTTATCGCGATTTCAACGTTGAATCCGTGTCAGTCGTGAACCAGCTCGGTATTGCAATCGACAATATTGCGCATAATCCAGCGTCCGACGCCTCGATAACAAACGAACATTTTGATATTCCAAAACCTGTTGATCCGTTCTATACTGGTCGTGAAGAGTACGCAAATCGCTTGCGCAGCTGGATGTTACCGAGTCTTTCTCGAAAGCAACGCGGTACAACGAACGTCAAGGCAGAGCAAAAACGTTTCATTGTATATGGGCTTGGAGGCGCAGGGAAAACGCAGTTCTGCTCCAAGTTTGCCGAAGACAATCGCCATTAGTTAGTTTGTCATTGTTCCAGATCTATTCACCACTGATGAGTCACGTCTAGCTTCTGGGGAGTCTTTTGGGTAGACGGTAGCAGTCGGTCGCGGTTGAAACAGACATTCTCTCAGAATGTGTCCAAGATTGGAAAAGTGGATCTCAACGAAAATGCTGCCCTCCATTGGTTATCAAACTTAAGTCTTCCTTGGCTTCTTATCATTGATAATGCCGACGACCCTGATCTCAAACTTCCCGACTATTTCCCACGAGGCAACCGAGGTCACGTTCTCATCACGACCCGCGATCCTGGGAAAAAGGCGTATGGTACTGTTGGCGATCGATATTTTGAATTCCAAGGACTGAGTACGAGCGATGCAAGTAGTCTGCTGCTGAAAGCAGCCGGTCAGTCGGAACCATGGGACACGGTCGTATCCAGTATTGCTTTGAAGATCGCGAAAGCCCTTGGCTTTCTTGCATTGGCAATCACGCATGCGGGTAGGGCCATCCGCGAAGAGTATTGTAAGCTGAGCGAGTACTTGCATTACTATGAACGCCAATGGGAAGAAACAAGACAGACCAGACTTCCAGTAAAAGACAAGGATGCTGCTGACGAGTTGAGTGTCTTCTCGACGTTCGAATTGAATCGAGAAGCTATCGAGAAGCGAGCGACTAGAGCATCTCGGGACGCCCTTCAGCTGCTCGATACATTTGCATTTCTTCACAATCAAGACATTCGATACGACCTTTTGCAACGAGCTATTGAAAATGCCCAAGTTGAACATATAAAGGAATCAGAGGACAGAATGAATGAACGTCGGTCCAAAGCCGCCAAGCCCGTACCCGACTGGTCAACATGGTGCAAAGAAACCGCGTTTCTGGTCCTTACCTATCTCTACCAGAATCGAAGTCCGTCCGTTATACCCGGTGTAGGTCACACCAACATTCTTTTCTTCAAATACATTCGCTAAATCATTACAGGTTATTCGAGATGGACGAAACAATAAGGCAATGGATGAGGATCGACTACGTCTAGCTCTACGGCAGTTGACTCAATTTTCCCTTATAATAAGAAGTCATAACTCCGAAGGCTACTCCATGCATCCCCTTGTACACAAATGGGCGCGTGAGCGACCTGGTATGAGTATCGCAGCGCAAGCAGTTTGGGCTGAAGCGGCCGTAATGCTATTATCACACTGCATTCTGATCCCACCGCTTGGCAATAcggaagaagaggaagaagtCCGGAAATATATCCTCCCCCATGTGGATCACGTACGTCAATGTCAGCAATCTATGGAGCAACGCATGAGAGATAAGCGCATGGCACGAATGAAACCATGGCCAGTATTCGATGGCGGCTTTGATAGGGGCAAAGCTATGACATATGCTAAATTTAGCCTGGTGTACATGCAGAATGGAAGGTGGGAAGAGGCCAAGCGACTGCAAACTGCAGTAAAGGATTTCACGACCCAAATCCTGGGCATGAAGCATCCCGTTACTCGTCGCGTCACCCGCCTACTAGCTACAACCCTCTTCAACCTAGGCCAAAGTGAGGACTCAGCTAAGATGGAAAAAGAAGTCTTGGACGCTTGTGTGCGTTTCTTGGGTGTCAATCATCAGGAGACACTGGTGGCCAAATTCACTCTTGGAAAGGCGCTTTTCTTACAAGGCAAATTTAGCCAGGCCAAACTTCTCCAAGAAGAGGCGGTCGAAGGTCTGACTAGGCTAATTGGCCTGGACCAGGAAGATACTCTTGACGCAATTGACTGGCTTGGTCAGACTCTACTCATGTTCTATACCAAAGAG
This sequence is a window from Pyrenophora tritici-repentis strain M4 chromosome 4, whole genome shotgun sequence. Protein-coding genes within it:
- a CDS encoding tetratricopeptide repeat domain containing protein; the protein is MNERRSKAAKPVPDWSTWCKETAFLVLTYLYQNRSPSVIPGVIRDGRNNKAMDEDRLRLALRQLTQFSLIIRSHNSEGYSMHPLVHKWARERPGMSIAAQAVWAEAAVMLLSHCILIPPLGNTEEEEEVRKYILPHVDHVRQCQQSMEQRMRDKRMARMKPWPVFDGGFDRGKAMTYAKFSLVYMQNGRWEEAKRLQTAVKDFTTQILGMKHPVTRRVTRLLATTLFNLGQSEDSAKMEKEVLDACVRFLGVNHQETLVAKFTLGKALFLQGKFSQAKLLQEEAVEGLTRLIGLDQEDTLDAIDWLGQTLLMFYTKEHVTRARQLFVMASEGMRKLHGDEHTRTLEAREHLCTAAIRTGDKDHLDEAHTMMIKILEIRKEKLGKEHAYTLLAMVNLALVKCAMGMIHEAEALMQHGLPIAARNLGEGHIAYLWGRYHLGRIWVLQERWTEAVTYLLDVTERQRYTLQGRGEFHPDRIGGLIELATAYNALGKVEECERVTEEALAALAKISTTEHPEAKKLRENRNIWRQRRVESMERQDFTQLP